One Actinomycetospora corticicola genomic window, TCGCGGCCGGTGAGCGGCTGATCCTCGTCGACTACAAGAGCGCCGCCGACGCCGACCCGCGCCACTTCGGCACCTCGATGGGCCGGTGGGGCTACCACTGCCAGGGCCCCTTCTACGTCGACGTCCTGCACTGGCTCGGCCTCACCGCCGGCCCCGACGGCGACCCGATCGAGCCGCTGTTCCTGCTCGTGGCCCAGGAGAAGGAACCGCCGTACGCGGTGTCCCTCGACCGGCCCGACGACAACGCGTTCGCGTGGGGCCGGGTCGTCAACCGCAAGGCACGCGACGTGTTCCGCGAGTGCACCGAGATCGGGCGCTGGCCCGGCTACGAGGAGCGCGTCCACGACCTCTCCCTGCCCGGCTGGCTGATCCGCGACTACGAGCTCGCCGAGAGCGCCGGTCACTTCGACACCGCATCCGACATCGAGGAGGCCCTCGCATGACCACGACCACCGCCGACGTCGAGGCCCGACCAGAGGACATCGCCGCCGCCGTCGGCGTCCCGGTCGGCGCGCTCGCGATCCGCGCCGACCAGACGACCCTCGACGAGGCCCAGCGCAAGGCGCTTGGGCACATCGGCTTGCAGGACTGCAACGACGCCGACATCACCGCGTTCCTGCACCTGTGTCAGCGCACCGGGCTCGACCCCTGGGCTCGGCAGATCTACCTGATCAACCGACGCGAGAAGGTCCCCGGCACTCGCGACCAGTACCGCGACAAGTGGCAGCCGCAGACCGGCATCGACGGGTTCCGGGTCATCGCCCAGCGCCACGGCGATATCTACCGCGGGCAGACCGCGCCCGAGTGGTGCGGTGACGACGGCGTTTGGATGCCGGTCTGGCTCAAGAAGGGGACGCCGCCGGCCGCCTCCCGGGTCGGCGTGCTGCGTTCCGATCGGGATGAGCCCGTGTGGGGCATCGCGGTGTTCTCCGAGTTCGCGCAGTACACCTCGGGCGGCGACCTCAACGCGATGTGGAAGACGAAGAGCTCCCACATGATCGCGAAGTGCGCCGAGGCCGCGGCCCTGCGCAAGGCGTTCCCGCAGGACATGGCCGGGCTGACCATCGCCGAGGAGGTCGGGGCGAACCGCCCGACCCGCGTCGAGTCGACCCGTGTCACCCCCTCCGGCCC contains:
- the bet gene encoding phage recombination protein Bet, which produces MTTTTADVEARPEDIAAAVGVPVGALAIRADQTTLDEAQRKALGHIGLQDCNDADITAFLHLCQRTGLDPWARQIYLINRREKVPGTRDQYRDKWQPQTGIDGFRVIAQRHGDIYRGQTAPEWCGDDGVWMPVWLKKGTPPAASRVGVLRSDRDEPVWGIAVFSEFAQYTSGGDLNAMWKTKSSHMIAKCAEAAALRKAFPQDMAGLTIAEEVGANRPTRVESTRVTPSGPVDNSELTGKPAPKDTPKKSDAPKASAVKAAGDSMTPEQQRTFLRLRREADVGDAKAYASQHLGRTINSLGELTQGDAAKLIENLEAMLGADEPGQPEVIDAEVVDEGQATTEQPAAQQ